One window of the Lusitaniella coriacea LEGE 07157 genome contains the following:
- a CDS encoding NAD-dependent epimerase/dehydratase family protein: MKAFVTGANGFTGSHLVKHLQQQGYQVKGLVRQSSNLSRLANCDLELVYGDLTHRQVLQDAIADIDTIFHTAAYVDLGLVDEAEMERVNVEGTRTILEVAQSARISKIVYCSTIGVFGDTQGQVVDETFQRTQQDFSSAYDRTKYQAQQLVDGFFQQGLPVVSIMPSGIFGRDDPHFGPVIQLFLKRQLKVWPGGDRVTGIVHVDDLVQGMILAAQNGKPGEHYILSSGELTTREMFAILSEETGIPLPADPPELLVRLVGRLIDPIGKLLSWNPPISRERVRYIYDRCVRVQATKAHQELGWQSRSVSEILKELVR, encoded by the coding sequence ATGAAGGCATTCGTCACAGGAGCTAATGGATTCACCGGATCTCATTTAGTCAAACATCTCCAACAACAAGGTTATCAAGTCAAGGGTTTAGTGCGTCAATCGAGTAATTTATCCCGCCTCGCAAACTGCGATTTAGAACTGGTGTATGGCGATCTGACCCATCGACAGGTTTTACAGGACGCGATCGCGGATATCGATACAATATTCCACACAGCCGCCTATGTAGACCTGGGATTGGTCGATGAGGCAGAGATGGAACGAGTTAATGTGGAAGGAACCCGCACCATCTTAGAAGTCGCCCAATCCGCCAGAATCTCAAAAATAGTCTATTGCAGCACGATTGGCGTATTTGGGGATACCCAAGGTCAGGTGGTTGATGAAACCTTCCAAAGAACACAGCAGGATTTTTCTTCTGCCTACGACCGCACGAAATACCAAGCGCAACAACTAGTAGATGGATTTTTCCAGCAAGGTTTACCCGTCGTGAGTATCATGCCGTCTGGTATTTTTGGACGCGATGACCCTCATTTTGGGCCTGTCATTCAGCTCTTTCTCAAAAGACAATTAAAAGTATGGCCCGGTGGCGATCGCGTCACGGGTATCGTTCATGTAGACGATCTGGTACAGGGTATGATTCTCGCAGCCCAAAACGGCAAACCGGGAGAACATTATATTCTTTCCTCTGGGGAGCTAACCACCCGCGAGATGTTTGCAATCCTCTCTGAGGAAACGGGGATTCCCTTACCCGCAGATCCCCCCGAACTTCTAGTGAGGCTAGTCGGTCGCTTAATCGACCCTATTGGCAAATTATTGTCTTGGAACCCGCCCATTAGTCGCGAGCGCGTTCGCTACATTTACGATCGTTGCGTACGAGTTCAGGCAACAAAAGCACATCAAGAGTTGGGTTGGCAATCTCGCTCTGTATCGGAAATACTAAAAGAATTAGTCAGATAA
- a CDS encoding amidohydrolase family protein, producing the protein MYEGLLVIDADAHKLENPLVLRDYIDSEYRDRVGLVVDSLGDQRARVVDFNPATGQNDFVRMFPQPHGLGKGGFRNLHPDTTLGAMFNKVRIEQMDCEGIDVHIIYGTLSLIFSSILDREFAIALCRAYNNYIADDCKGYENRLKPIGVIPLQDVDAAVAEMYRCINELGMISVSVAPHLPVPHPKAPNAFPDIRTCKAISHPDFRPILQAAVDLDIGLGIHGGPGSYLVGGLSDHTETFVLTHIFVQRNQQQLAMARAIFDGAFEQFPNLRVGFLEGGCGWVPDLAHAFCEHWEKRIRDFDPKHPYRPSLMEATKLMIQEKGGSNNINLIGKTKNMFELLWNTQHDPTKIDDASLYEHYDLRDRNPLEYFERGQIFVSFESDDPAPAYLPTAMGEVGKRLACFSGDYGHWDGVFHNCVKKAATVADYDREHLELLLGGNALALYGDRLRQSLIQNTKPDKISI; encoded by the coding sequence ATGTACGAAGGTTTACTGGTCATTGATGCCGATGCCCACAAACTCGAAAATCCTTTAGTTTTACGGGATTATATTGACTCAGAATATCGCGATCGCGTGGGATTAGTCGTAGACAGTCTCGGCGACCAAAGAGCAAGAGTTGTGGATTTTAACCCCGCAACCGGTCAAAACGACTTTGTTCGGATGTTTCCCCAACCTCATGGACTCGGTAAAGGCGGCTTTCGCAACCTCCATCCCGATACTACATTAGGCGCAATGTTCAATAAAGTGCGGATCGAACAGATGGATTGTGAAGGGATCGACGTTCATATCATTTACGGAACCCTCAGTTTGATTTTCTCCAGTATCTTAGATCGAGAGTTCGCGATCGCCCTCTGTCGAGCCTATAACAACTACATTGCCGATGATTGCAAAGGATACGAAAACCGCCTCAAACCCATTGGTGTAATTCCTTTACAAGATGTCGATGCAGCAGTAGCAGAAATGTATCGCTGTATTAACGAACTTGGCATGATTAGTGTCAGTGTTGCACCCCATCTCCCGGTTCCCCACCCCAAAGCACCCAATGCTTTCCCAGACATTCGCACCTGTAAAGCCATTAGCCATCCTGACTTCCGTCCGATTCTCCAAGCCGCAGTAGACTTAGATATTGGTCTTGGCATTCATGGGGGTCCCGGTTCTTATCTCGTTGGAGGTCTTTCTGACCATACAGAGACATTTGTTCTGACCCACATTTTCGTCCAGCGCAATCAACAGCAATTAGCAATGGCGCGGGCGATCTTTGATGGAGCCTTCGAGCAATTTCCCAATCTGCGCGTCGGCTTTTTAGAAGGCGGTTGTGGTTGGGTTCCCGATCTTGCCCATGCTTTCTGCGAGCATTGGGAAAAGCGGATTCGCGACTTCGACCCCAAACATCCCTATCGTCCTTCCCTCATGGAAGCCACCAAACTCATGATTCAAGAAAAAGGAGGGAGCAACAACATCAACTTGATTGGCAAGACCAAAAATATGTTCGAGCTATTATGGAACACCCAGCACGACCCTACGAAAATTGATGATGCCAGCTTATACGAACATTACGATCTGCGCGATCGCAACCCTTTAGAATATTTTGAAAGAGGTCAAATTTTCGTCTCTTTTGAATCCGATGACCCAGCGCCTGCCTATCTTCCCACAGCAATGGGAGAAGTCGGCAAACGACTAGCCTGCTTCTCTGGCGATTACGGTCATTGGGATGGGGTATTCCATAACTGTGTCAAAAAAGCAGCAACTGTTGCCGATTATGACCGAGAGCATCTAGAACTGTTATTAGGAGGCAATGCTTTAGCACTCTACGGTGACCGCCTTCGTCAATCCTTAATACAGAATACAAAGCCAGACAAAATTTCGATCTAG
- a CDS encoding sterol desaturase family protein, producing MSFFPLLMAVAAFIFASFVEYWMHRLMHFSQKIGERHRDHHRRNAGQGVLWEFRDYVRGFFVVLCSLFFVSWSAGIGWFLGGLSYAAFSAYAHQLQHDNPTKCFWMKMPVHYVHHKYNQWHHNFGLAVDWWDRVFGTYQPVEWLTEEELNQPERSFLELRWK from the coding sequence ATGAGTTTCTTTCCTCTATTAATGGCAGTTGCTGCTTTTATTTTTGCTAGCTTTGTTGAATACTGGATGCACCGCTTGATGCATTTTTCCCAAAAAATTGGCGAACGTCACCGCGACCATCATCGCCGTAATGCAGGACAAGGCGTACTCTGGGAATTTCGAGACTATGTTAGAGGCTTTTTTGTTGTCTTATGTTCTCTGTTTTTTGTTTCTTGGTCGGCAGGAATTGGCTGGTTTTTGGGGGGATTAAGTTATGCCGCTTTTTCCGCCTATGCCCATCAATTACAACACGATAATCCAACCAAGTGCTTCTGGATGAAAATGCCCGTTCATTATGTTCACCATAAGTACAATCAGTGGCATCATAATTTTGGTTTAGCCGTAGACTGGTGGGATCGCGTGTTTGGAACATACCAACCCGTCGAATGGCTAACCGAAGAAGAGTTAAATCAACCTGAGCGAAGTTTTCTCGAACTGAGGTGGAAATAG
- a CDS encoding aminotransferase class I/II-fold pyridoxal phosphate-dependent enzyme, with protein sequence MEVVQEYMQAIYRNGLYPDEYICHHKQGNLVEIEAEATGVRHKVLTFCTNDILGLVGSESVKQAAIDAVLQYGTSNSSCPTLSGRIDLHRQLEREISAFKQLPHTHLFINAWMAMQALMDGFCHLAAPIPGFYNTRETLVMTDVFNHGCIVSALVNAKNLSGRVVNHSANVRVKPYRHCDGADLARKLRRYAQPDDRIMVVSDAVFSMEGDIAPLPEILAVLENYPGSVIVMDEAHASGAIGASGGGIYEHFGITPQDVLKKGVVPLIVTTFSKFAASAGAAISSHSPEFIDLLDACPTSIGTISLPAPTTAAALEAIRQVRKAPKLVQKLQANTRYLRSRLMENEFTTMGETQVIPVFLSPELDPKPFASHLIERHGIWISPIWYRAKPRLRITANALHTEEEMDRLVAAMVATRKALSQPQKAGLGMGNDRESG encoded by the coding sequence GTGGAAGTCGTCCAAGAATATATGCAGGCTATTTATCGAAACGGTTTATATCCCGACGAGTACATCTGTCATCACAAACAGGGCAATTTAGTCGAAATTGAAGCAGAAGCAACAGGAGTTCGCCACAAGGTTCTGACCTTCTGCACAAACGATATTTTAGGGTTAGTCGGATCGGAGTCCGTTAAGCAAGCAGCAATTGATGCCGTTCTTCAGTACGGCACTTCTAATAGTTCCTGTCCCACCTTAAGCGGTCGTATTGACCTCCATCGCCAGCTAGAACGAGAAATTTCGGCTTTTAAGCAACTCCCCCACACCCATCTATTTATCAATGCTTGGATGGCAATGCAGGCTTTGATGGATGGCTTCTGTCACCTTGCCGCACCCATTCCCGGCTTTTATAATACTAGAGAAACTTTGGTGATGACAGACGTGTTCAATCATGGTTGCATCGTCTCCGCTTTAGTGAATGCGAAAAACCTGTCTGGTAGAGTTGTCAATCATAGTGCTAATGTTCGGGTGAAACCCTATCGTCACTGTGATGGGGCTGACTTAGCGCGTAAGTTGCGACGCTATGCTCAACCCGATGACCGAATTATGGTCGTTTCCGATGCAGTCTTCTCGATGGAAGGGGATATTGCTCCCTTGCCAGAGATCCTCGCCGTGCTGGAAAATTATCCTGGCAGCGTTATCGTTATGGATGAAGCCCATGCGAGTGGGGCAATTGGAGCAAGTGGGGGAGGCATCTACGAACACTTTGGGATTACACCCCAGGATGTTCTTAAAAAGGGAGTTGTACCCTTGATCGTGACCACGTTCTCTAAATTCGCAGCTTCAGCAGGGGCGGCAATTAGCAGCCATTCCCCCGAATTCATCGATCTGTTGGATGCCTGTCCTACTTCCATCGGGACGATTTCTCTCCCAGCACCCACTACGGCGGCTGCCCTAGAAGCGATCCGTCAAGTGAGGAAAGCGCCTAAGTTAGTACAAAAGCTTCAGGCAAATACTCGTTACCTGCGATCGCGCCTAATGGAGAATGAATTTACTACGATGGGAGAAACCCAGGTTATTCCAGTCTTCCTTTCTCCAGAACTCGATCCTAAGCCCTTTGCCTCTCACCTCATCGAACGCCACGGCATTTGGATATCCCCCATTTGGTATAGAGCAAAACCTCGCCTCCGCATTACAGCGAATGCCCTTCATACCGAAGAGGAAATGGATCGTCTTGTCGCAGCGATGGTGGCAACCCGGAAGGCTTTGTCTCAGCCCCAAAAAGCAGGATTGGGTATGGGAAACGATCGGGAATCCGGTTGA
- a CDS encoding ATP-binding cassette domain-containing protein — MKSIVTIQNLNHYYQEGKERKQVLFDVNLKIEAGETFFLTGESGSGKTTLISLIGCLRSVQEGSLTILDRELRGANENQLMNLRRNLGYVFQHFNLLDFMTIRQNVQISLELQENFNPDRARSQSEAILKEVGLGHRTNAYPRELSGGQKQRVSLARALVHRPKLILADEPTASLDSKTGREVVELIQRLAKQQGSAVLIVTHNTRMFDLADRIVRIEDGKLGVGYGEQISLILPTLTDTQLNEISSNLELRTYEPHATIIRQGDRADEFYILIEGRVDAIKEDENSQEVLLRQLKQGDYFGEIGLLKRRKRTATVRVVADAEAKVLVMNREAFLQMISESNLTNAVISHQSFQRLLSERLVKKSAG, encoded by the coding sequence ATGAAAAGCATTGTTACTATTCAAAACCTCAATCACTACTATCAAGAAGGGAAAGAAAGAAAACAGGTTTTGTTTGACGTTAACTTGAAAATTGAAGCAGGAGAAACTTTTTTTCTAACTGGAGAATCTGGGTCAGGAAAAACAACATTAATATCCTTGATTGGCTGCTTGCGTTCTGTGCAAGAGGGAAGTCTGACGATATTGGATCGAGAATTGCGCGGAGCCAATGAAAACCAATTGATGAATTTGCGCCGTAATCTAGGCTATGTTTTTCAACATTTCAATTTATTGGACTTCATGACGATTCGACAGAATGTGCAAATCTCTCTCGAACTCCAGGAAAATTTCAATCCCGATCGAGCCCGCTCTCAAAGCGAAGCAATCCTTAAAGAAGTAGGGCTAGGACACCGAACCAACGCTTATCCTAGAGAACTCTCAGGAGGACAAAAGCAGCGAGTTTCCCTCGCTCGTGCCTTAGTTCACCGTCCCAAATTAATACTAGCTGACGAACCCACTGCCTCCCTAGACAGTAAAACCGGTCGGGAGGTGGTAGAACTCATTCAGCGTCTGGCCAAACAACAAGGGAGTGCTGTTTTAATCGTTACCCATAATACTCGAATGTTCGATCTTGCAGATCGGATCGTGCGGATCGAAGATGGTAAGCTAGGAGTAGGATACGGTGAGCAAATCTCTTTAATACTGCCAACTCTGACGGACACACAATTAAACGAGATTTCATCGAACCTAGAACTACGTACCTATGAACCTCACGCAACCATTATTAGACAAGGCGATCGCGCAGATGAATTTTACATTCTGATAGAAGGCAGGGTTGATGCGATTAAAGAAGATGAGAACTCACAAGAGGTGTTACTCAGGCAACTGAAGCAAGGAGACTACTTTGGAGAGATCGGTTTACTGAAGCGTCGCAAGCGAACCGCTACAGTCCGCGTTGTCGCTGACGCTGAAGCCAAAGTTCTTGTTATGAATCGCGAAGCTTTTCTGCAAATGATTTCTGAGTCAAACTTAACGAATGCTGTTATTAGCCACCAATCCTTTCAACGTCTGTTGAGCGAACGTCTAGTGAAGAAAAGTGCAGGGTGA
- a CDS encoding Stp1/IreP family PP2C-type Ser/Thr phosphatase, whose amino-acid sequence MKPGFTGLTDTGVVRSVNQDDYYIDPEGRFFIVADGMGGHAGGQEASQIATKTVRHYLEQHWDERIASEVLLEKSIFEANQGILDDQHEHPERADMGTTVVVVIFRKGQPWYSHVGDSRFYRLRDRVLEQITEDQTWVARALKMGDLTPEEARIHPWRHVLSQCLGRRDLQRVEVHSLEVAAGDCLLLCSDGLTEEVSDEALSALLQSNKTCEEAAEALVEEAKQNGGSDNITVVLLAR is encoded by the coding sequence ATGAAACCGGGTTTTACGGGTCTGACTGATACAGGAGTTGTACGTTCTGTCAACCAAGATGACTATTATATCGATCCCGAAGGGCGCTTCTTTATCGTTGCCGATGGGATGGGGGGTCATGCAGGCGGACAGGAAGCCAGTCAGATCGCGACGAAAACAGTTCGCCATTACCTAGAGCAGCATTGGGACGAGCGGATCGCTTCTGAAGTTTTGCTGGAGAAGTCAATTTTTGAGGCGAATCAAGGGATTCTTGACGACCAGCACGAACATCCGGAACGAGCGGATATGGGAACGACAGTGGTGGTTGTCATTTTTCGCAAGGGACAGCCTTGGTACTCTCACGTGGGCGATTCTCGTTTCTATCGATTGCGCGATCGCGTGCTAGAACAAATTACTGAAGATCAGACCTGGGTTGCCAGGGCGCTTAAAATGGGCGATCTGACCCCGGAGGAAGCGAGAATTCATCCTTGGCGACACGTATTATCCCAATGTTTGGGACGGCGAGATTTGCAGCGCGTTGAGGTACACTCTCTTGAAGTTGCTGCGGGAGATTGCTTGCTGTTGTGCAGCGACGGCTTGACGGAGGAAGTGTCAGATGAGGCACTTAGCGCGTTGCTTCAGTCTAACAAGACCTGCGAAGAAGCCGCCGAGGCGTTGGTCGAAGAGGCGAAACAGAACGGAGGGTCGGATAATATTACGGTGGTATTGCTGGCTCGTTAA
- a CDS encoding ABC exporter membrane fusion protein, translated as MKIKSLGKQKSWWLAGCALAIALPLSVFSIYTLQNSRKSTSGVSSSDLELLASPNAIAALGFLEPEGEVVRLSGTVANGARVDKLLVKQGEQVKTGQIVAILDSRDRLLTALKKSQTQVKIAESRLAQVKAGAKQGEINAQKARVNNLQAELQGQKATQQATIERLESNLKGNTAAQQATIERLEAELRNAQNECNRFERLYLDGAVTTSDRDRKCLEQKTARQRVVEAKVTLKRIVDSTQDEIEEAQANLKRTIDTIQQQQTGAKATLNQIAEVRDVDVGLAQAELEDAIAGVQQAQAELDLAYVRAPSSGQILKIHTFPGEIISDRGIVELGQTRQMYVKAEVYETDISQVRLGQPSSITSDGFPGELTGVVDEIGLQIGKKEVLSTNPAVDVDARVVEVKIRLDLEDSQKVAGLTNLQVQVVIDSSNE; from the coding sequence ATGAAAATCAAGTCTTTGGGCAAACAAAAAAGTTGGTGGCTTGCTGGCTGCGCTTTGGCGATTGCTTTGCCTTTAAGTGTATTTTCGATTTATACCCTCCAGAACTCTCGGAAAAGCACTTCAGGAGTCTCCTCCTCAGATTTAGAGCTTTTAGCTTCGCCGAACGCCATTGCGGCTTTGGGGTTTTTAGAACCTGAAGGAGAAGTTGTTCGTTTATCAGGAACGGTTGCCAATGGCGCGCGGGTCGATAAATTATTGGTCAAACAGGGAGAACAAGTCAAAACAGGGCAAATCGTGGCAATTCTTGATAGTCGCGATCGCCTCTTGACTGCTCTAAAAAAGTCGCAAACACAAGTCAAAATTGCCGAATCTCGTCTGGCGCAGGTGAAAGCGGGAGCAAAACAAGGGGAAATTAATGCTCAAAAGGCGAGAGTTAATAATTTGCAAGCAGAATTACAAGGTCAAAAGGCAACGCAACAAGCCACTATCGAGCGTCTAGAATCAAACTTAAAAGGGAACACAGCAGCTCAACAAGCCACCATCGAACGTCTAGAAGCAGAGTTGCGGAATGCCCAAAACGAGTGCAATCGCTTCGAGAGATTATATCTTGATGGCGCGGTAACCACTTCAGACCGCGATCGAAAGTGCTTAGAACAGAAAACGGCTCGCCAGCGCGTCGTTGAGGCAAAAGTTACCCTGAAACGGATTGTAGATAGCACCCAAGACGAAATCGAAGAAGCGCAAGCAAATCTCAAAAGAACGATCGATACCATTCAACAGCAGCAGACTGGGGCAAAAGCGACCCTCAACCAAATTGCAGAAGTTCGCGATGTAGACGTGGGACTTGCCCAAGCAGAACTCGAAGATGCCATCGCAGGCGTTCAACAGGCTCAGGCAGAGTTAGATTTAGCGTATGTGCGAGCGCCCAGTTCCGGGCAGATTCTGAAAATTCATACTTTTCCAGGAGAAATTATCAGCGATCGCGGTATTGTCGAACTGGGTCAAACGAGACAGATGTACGTGAAGGCAGAAGTCTATGAAACCGATATTAGCCAAGTCCGTCTCGGTCAGCCATCGAGCATTACCAGCGATGGTTTTCCAGGGGAATTAACGGGGGTTGTCGATGAGATTGGGCTGCAAATTGGTAAAAAAGAGGTGTTGAGTACCAACCCTGCTGTTGACGTGGATGCAAGAGTGGTCGAGGTGAAAATTCGTCTCGATTTAGAAGATAGTCAGAAGGTTGCAGGCTTAACAAATTTACAGGTGCAGGTTGTAATTGATAGCTCTAACGAATGA
- a CDS encoding Mpo1-like protein, translated as MSYYQDAKDHFLASHQHPINQFLHHVTNLIAIAAIILLFYDWRLTAVCLVLTQVLAIGGHIFFEKNEPAFRKYPGIVILVSLSWSFENAFGLRQVWQKRKLTANNS; from the coding sequence TTGAGTTATTATCAAGACGCGAAAGACCACTTCCTTGCAAGTCACCAGCACCCAATCAATCAGTTTTTACACCATGTAACGAATTTGATTGCGATCGCGGCTATCATCTTACTATTTTATGACTGGCGGTTAACCGCAGTTTGTCTAGTCCTAACCCAAGTGTTAGCGATTGGCGGTCACATTTTCTTTGAGAAAAACGAACCTGCCTTTAGGAAATATCCCGGAATTGTCATCCTCGTGTCCCTATCTTGGTCATTTGAGAACGCATTCGGTCTGCGTCAAGTTTGGCAAAAGAGAAAACTGACCGCTAATAACTCATAA
- the devC gene encoding ABC transporter permease DevC: protein MFQKIPIAWLQLQYQKGQTIAAILGIAFTALLLFMQIGFRSSFLASLVQLPSSFQSDIFLMSASSVTSLRPVTFSERRLYQVLAFKEVESIAPIYLTQVLLKNPTNKSLFLRQVQVIAFPLKSQVIDLPGIEENLHKLKIDNVFLLDKKSRPEFLPLISEVNEKGKTIVEITTVGLAREKIEIAGLFELGASTSSNSALVTSDANFLRTFNRQRGEIGIGLIELKPEADLQQVLSKMEKYFNEDVKVVLKTDLIKQEKEFYEYNTPMGLIFRFGLIGSIVVGAIILYQILYQKISKFIKEYATLKALGYTHNSLVKIVLEESLMLAILGYIPGFILSCLMYDILAKATSLQFVMTIDVAIAVLLLICSICFISGVVAVRKLKEADPADVF, encoded by the coding sequence ATGTTTCAGAAAATTCCCATAGCTTGGTTACAACTGCAATATCAAAAAGGGCAAACCATTGCAGCCATCCTGGGAATTGCATTTACGGCACTTCTACTTTTTATGCAGATCGGTTTCCGTTCTAGCTTCTTAGCAAGCCTAGTTCAACTTCCTTCTAGTTTTCAGAGTGACATTTTTTTAATGAGTGCTTCCTCTGTCACTTCCCTTAGACCGGTAACTTTTTCCGAACGTCGTTTGTACCAAGTCTTAGCCTTCAAAGAAGTAGAATCGATCGCTCCAATCTATCTGACCCAGGTTTTGTTGAAGAATCCGACAAACAAATCTCTTTTTCTGCGACAGGTTCAGGTTATCGCCTTTCCCTTAAAATCCCAAGTTATTGATTTACCCGGAATTGAAGAAAATTTACATAAATTAAAAATAGATAACGTTTTTTTATTGGATAAAAAGTCTCGACCAGAATTTTTACCATTAATTTCTGAAGTCAACGAAAAAGGAAAAACAATTGTCGAAATCACAACCGTGGGCTTGGCAAGGGAAAAAATTGAAATTGCTGGACTCTTTGAATTAGGAGCGAGTACCTCATCTAATTCAGCTTTAGTTACTAGCGACGCTAATTTCCTGCGTACATTTAATAGACAAAGAGGAGAAATTGGCATTGGATTGATTGAACTAAAACCAGAAGCTGACCTTCAGCAAGTTTTATCTAAAATGGAAAAGTATTTCAATGAAGATGTTAAAGTAGTATTAAAAACTGACTTAATTAAACAAGAAAAAGAATTTTATGAATACAATACTCCAATGGGCTTAATATTTCGCTTTGGCTTAATAGGTTCTATTGTGGTAGGTGCGATAATTTTGTATCAAATACTTTACCAAAAAATATCAAAATTCATCAAAGAATATGCAACTTTAAAAGCACTTGGCTACACGCACAACTCTCTTGTCAAAATTGTCCTAGAAGAATCTTTGATGCTGGCAATCTTAGGCTATATTCCTGGATTTATACTCTCTTGTCTGATGTACGACATACTTGCCAAAGCGACAAGTTTGCAGTTCGTGATGACAATTGATGTGGCAATCGCCGTTTTATTATTAATTTGTTCAATCTGTTTTATTTCTGGGGTTGTTGCCGTGAGGAAGTTGAAAGAAGCCGACCCTGCTGATGTTTTTTGA